The genomic stretch GCCGCATGCACGGAGAACAACTATGGTTGCTCGTCTCCTGCGATGGTGAAGAGCGACAGCACCACATCCTCTGGCTTAGAGCCGTAGTCGGTAGCACATAGGGAGGCAGGATCTGGTGCTGGTGGCGCACGACGAGCTCCCCTATAGCGGTGGTGGCACGCAACCCAGATCCAGCGGCTAGTGACTGCAGTGACGGTGAAGTGTGGCGCCACCACCACCTTCTGTTAGGTTCGACCCCAACACGGTACGCATACCGAGCTCCTCTACGGCGACGGCGCGCAGCCTAGATCTAGACCCAAGCCCACTTCGGACTGCgagcttttttccttttttataactttttttatttttttggagGCGGGCAAACCTACCGCCTCCGTTAATCCCCATTAATGGTGACTTTTTGTTGGAGATGGTTGGCTTGCCCGCCTTCGTAAATCGGTTTTGCCCGTCTCAAAAAAAGACTTTTGTACTAGTGTATCACCGTAATTTTTTTCAGCTAAAGAATTTGATTGAGCAGGTGATAGTTAGAGGTCCAAGGCTCATTAATTTTCCTTCATTTTTTAGTTTTTCTGCCTTGTATCGCAACACAGACATTTATTTGAGTTTTATGTATACTTTTGCCGTGTACATATTTTGACAAGTATGATTGTTGCCCGTGTACACGCCCTCCCTGTGTTCAAATCCTAGCTCCGTGCCCTGCTGACCGGTGAGTGATGACTGGTGAATGCTTGGTCTGGCTGCCGAAGACGAAGTCAGATTCAAATGGATGATGAGGCTAAGCAGGCAGTAAGTACCTACTCGATCGCTACAGCTTCCTAGCTAGTCTTCTTCTTCCATTGGAACGAGTACACCATGTCAATACTTTGTCAATCCTTGACGTGAACTCTTTTATCGTTAGTAGGAGAGTACATCGTGATCAGGGGGCCGGCGGCGTACTGAACTTCGCTCTCATCAGAAAATTACATTAGGAATCAATCTTCAATCATGACATAATCCCACTCAACAATCCGGCTTTTCCGGCCGGCGCCTTGTCGCTTCAAAGAAAACTTACCtcgttctcctcctcctcctcctcctcctcctcataaAATCCAAGCCTACATACGTACCAATCGAGGCTGAAACAattctaattaattaaatgACAAGCTGTGGCTACTACTTCCTCTTGTTCTTAGAGGCGAAGCGTAGGACGAGGTAGAAGAGGACGCGGTAGAAGACGGCCCAGCCGAGGAGGTAGAGCACCATCCACCACTTTCGGTCCTCCTCCGTGCTGATCCCCAGCTGCTTGAGGATGTCGTTGCCCGTCAGGGTCAGCCCGATGGCGCGCTCCGACGCGAAGACATGGCCCCCGTTGAACTCGTTCATCAGCAGGCCCTCGTACGGGTACTTCATCGTCGAGATGGTGTTCATCCACTTCCACGCCACCGGGATGCTGTGGCTGTCCAGGAAGTAGCCgcagaagaggaagaagagcgCCGTGAACGCGATCACCGCCGCGTACCTGCATTGCATCGTCGCCGTCGCATTCAGACATCAGAAAACGGCCTCTCGCGCGGGCAAAACGACTCGTACAGTTACGGGCTGTTTGTTTGGGACAGGCGTCAGGCATGGGCTCTGTTAATGTTAATGCAGCCCGGCCCATATATATAATCTTGTTAGGAATTCCATCTTGTTATAAGCTAAACTTCATGGGCCGTATTTGATGAGTAGGCATCGTTTTTTTTTAATCTGGACTGGGCTACGACCTAAGGTTGATCTGAACAAGAAAAggttctgtttttttttaaaaaaaaagaacaaaattgcaaaattttgtaacacaaaaaaaaaaccagAAACAGGTGCACTTAGTGACTTACCCCAGGATGAAGTTTGGCACGACGGAGCTGATGAAGACGACGAAGGAGTTGGTGGACAGCAGGGCCGCGTAGAGCATGACGAGGAAGTAGAGGAACTGGCCGTGGAGCCTGAGCGCGAACCAGACGATGGCGGCGTAGGTGGCCGACTGGAGCAGGAGGAAGGGGAGGTAGGTGATGATCCCGGCGACGACGTAGGCGGAGGCGCGGTAGGCGTTGTGCGAGGTCTCCCTGATGAAGATGAAGCGCTCCTGGATGAAGGCCGGCACGGCGTCGttggaggagaagaagaagacgcaGACGGTGAAGATGAAGAAGCTGAGGCGGTTGGTGATCCCCTGCGTGTTGTCCTTGGGCTTGGTGAACATGGTGGCCATCAGGAACCCCATCACCGTGAGCACCATCAGCCTCGACAGGAACAGCTCCGGCGTGCGCCAGATGTTGGTGAAGTTGCGCCGCATCAGCACCCACACCTCCACGACGTACGAGTTGGCGAACTTGCCCCGGTGGCCCAGCGCGTTGACGCCCATGCCGGGGGCGCCCGTCGCGTTCGGGCCCGCCGCCCGGTGCGTCGGCGTCAGGTAGTCGTCCTCGTTCACCGTGTACGCGCTGCTCATCGGCGTCGGCGTTCCCATCACGATCTCCGGCGTGTACCTGTGGTTGTCGTGGGGCGCCCCGGGCCCCTTGTGCTTGGGGCGCCGGGACGGCGTGAGGcgcacgccgctccacggagaCTTGGAGTGCTGGCTCCTCAGGCTGCGATcgaagtcgtcgtcgtcgccgccgccggggcCCGAGATCGGCGTCTGGACGATGCTGGACACGGTGGACAGCCCCTCGGGCCCGTAGGTGGCGGTGAGCTTGGGCGGCTTGAGGCCGGTGAGGCAGAACTCGGCCAGCGCCTTGACGCCGAACTCCGACTGCTCGTACTCCTGGATGACGTCGAGGAGGTTCTCGATGGAGTTCTCCCCCTTGGGCACCTTGCGCCCCATGCGGCCGAGGTGCGCGGTCACCTCCTTGGGCCCACCGCTGTACATGAGCTGCCCGCGCGCCAGGATGATGAGGTggtccagcagcagcaggatgCGCGAGGACGGCTGGTGGATGGTGAGCACCACGGTGCTCCCGGCGCACGCGATGTCGTGCACCTTCTCGATCACGCTGTGCGCGCTCGTCGAGTCCAGCCCCGACGTCGGCTCGTCCAGGAACAGCAGCGCCggcccgtggatgatgtccacGCCGATCGACAcgcgccgccgctcgccgccggacACACCCCTCGTGCCCTCGTCTCCGATGTACGTGTTCCTGGAGGACTGCGTGCAGTGCACGGCACCATCGACCATAGATTGTCTTTATTAGTGTTCTGTTTTGAATGAATTGCTGATGAGTCTAACAGTGCTTGCAGCGTACGTGCATGTCTTACCGTGAGGCCGAGCTGCTCGATGAGGTTCTCGACGCGGAGCTTCTTGTCGgaggcggagacggaggagcCGAGGCGGAAGTCGGCGGCGAACATGAGCGTCTCGTAGACGGTGAGCATGGGGAACAGGCGGTCGTCCTGCATGACGTAGGCCGAGGAGCGCTTGATGAGGCTGGGGCTCATCTCGACGCCGTCGAGCGCCACGCGGCCGTCGAGGCTGGCGATGCGCCCGGCGAGCGCGTCCAGGAACGTGGACTTGCCGGCGCCGCTGGGGCCCATGACGGCCGTGACGCAACCCTTGGGGGCGTACCCGGTGATCTCGTGCAGCAGGTCCACGTCCTTCTTCTCCCACTCCCCGCCGGCGCCGCGCTGCTTCTTGACGACCGTGTACGTGAGGCTGGTGAACTCCAGCCCGCCCGTGAAGCCGAACCGCCCCACGCCGGCTGGcttctccggcggcggcggcgccatgttGATCACCGTCTCCAGGCGGTGGCCGCCGCCGTGCCGGCCGTTGTGCTGATGGTGATTGTGATGCGCCATGCTGTACACGTACGTACGCACCGGTGTGTGGTCGCCTAATATGGGTTTTATTTCTAGGCACGCAGCTTGTGTATACTACAAAGCATATAAAAGCGTTACCCTCTTTGTCGCGCGAGTCACTACCAGCTTCGTTATTTTTGTCCGCTTGGTAGATGCCTGCTTCCGGGCGACGGAAATGAGGATGGGCAACGCTGTGTCATCGGAGTGAACGTTTTGTTGCGGTCAGGTTTTTGGTCTGGAACGTCGATGTTGACTTGGGGCAGCTCGTCCTCCTCGACACTATCATGGCCAGATCGAAACAAAAAAGACTAGCTGTGCCATGATTCTAGAAGTGGTGAACTTTTTGGATTTATTAATGGTTGCATTCTGCGAGCAAGAGTAGTACGGAGTAATATGTTTGCCTGAAGTTCCCAAGATTGCGCGTCAGCTGTTAGGCGGCAGCAGCGCTACGTTCATTTTCCTTGTTTAGGCCTAGTTCACggtaaaaatcaaaaaaaatttaagatttttcgttacattgaatcttgcaacacatgcataaagtattaaatatatacaaaaataaaaattaattgtacagtttgtctgtaaaacacgagatgaattttttgagtctaggccttgttcagttccgaaaattttttagatttcggtactgactttcgtttttatttgacaaacattgtccaatcatggactaactaggcttaaatgattcatctcgtgatttacaaacaaattgtgcaattagtttttgtttttgtctatatttaatactccatgcatatggcgcaagattcgatgtgacagaaaatcttgaaaagtttttggcttttggggtaaactaaacaagatcttatgattagacaaaaattattaaataaaaacaaagtgCTACGAAACCCaaaatcaatttttttaaaaaattaaacaTAGGGATTCTAGAACAACTTCTAAAACAGGTAGAAGCACTTTTTAACCAAACAGTAGAAAACGAAACTGCATCTCACCTCAAGCTCATTTTTTTGGCGCTCCGGCGCGTCAAGTGTTGGAAAAAAACAGCTTGTCCCCGCTTCGAATGACACAGCACGGGCCAGACTCTTTTGCCTCGATCACACGTGAAGCGTGCACGGGCGCGGGTCACGGACAAGGGCGGCGATGCTTTGTCGTGGCTAGGTGCGACGGTCAGGGCCAGAGCGGCGGTTGTGGCATGGGTACGGTGCTCGGCAGGGAGAAGAAGAGATGTCGTGTGTACCCAGTGATCAGaccggcctcgtttagttcaccctaaaaactaaaaagtttcaagattctctatcacatcgaatcttgtggcacatgcatgaaacattaaatataacaaaaactaattacacagtttagctgtaaatcacaagactaatcttttgatcctagttagttcatgattggataatatttgtcacaaacaaacgaaagtgctacagtatcgaaaacttttcacttttcggaactaaacaaggcacaaACCAGGAAAGCTTTAGAGACCTGACAAATCTCTAGTATGATGACGCCCCAGTGTATACGTATGGTAACCAGATAATGTTGGAGGAAATAAACAAGGATATTATAGTCATTTTTGTCTACTAGGAAAAGTGGTTTTGTGAAGCGATTAATAATAAAATCGATTTCAACTTTACATGTAGAGCTGTTACGAAAACCTGCTTTTTACGAGTGAAGCGAAACAGGCTTCCCTTCGTCCGCTGGGCGCTGGCTCCGCACCACTCGTTCAGCCTAGCTCTAAACCTCGGATTTGGGCCAGGCCCAACAGATCTGCAGGCTAGCATCGGTAAGGCCCAGGGCCCATCTTAGTTTTGCAGCGTTATTGTGCggcaggggagagagaaagCGAGGCTCCGAGGATAAAGGGGGACACGTCGCGGGTTCAGGGCCACCGCAGAAAACGAGCGAGTGACGAGTAGAGGAACGGCTCCCTCCGTCGGAAAAGCCGAAAAGGTCAGGAACTCGGGGGGAGCAGACGTTCACCCCTTTGCCTTCGCGAGCCAGCGCCCGAATCACGATTCGAGAATGAGATAGCCGGTGAGCGATCGGAGCCCCCCATGGCGCCATCCGCAGCcccctcctccttctcctccacGCGCCTCCTCCTACTCGCCTCGCCCCACTCCCCGCCCACTCTCCTCTGCCTCCGCCGCGCGGGCGGCCGCTCCCTGGGGCTGTCGCGGCGCGGAGGGAGCGCGCGCCTTCGAGTCGTTCGACGAGCGGTGGAGGAGGACGAGAGCCGGGGtcaggaggtggaggaggaggcccCGGAGGAGCCGGTGGCTGGTCGCGACCTCGTCACGCTCGCCGCCTGCCTCGTGGGCCTCCTCACCGGCGTCTCCGTCGTGCTCTTCAACCTCTCGGTACGGTAGCCATAGCCACCTCGCGAGCTCAACTCTGGTTTCATGGTTTCATTCGCCGCGTCAAATGGAGTCCGTGGTACGTTTGACGATTTGAACTTCGGAGGTGAATTGGTTGAAGGCAACTGAACCGTGGGTTTGGTCTTGTAT from Sorghum bicolor cultivar BTx623 chromosome 3, Sorghum_bicolor_NCBIv3, whole genome shotgun sequence encodes the following:
- the LOC8069762 gene encoding ABC transporter G family member 17 is translated as MAPPPPEKPAGVGRFGFTGGLEFTSLTYTVVKKQRGAGGEWEKKDVDLLHEITGYAPKGCVTAVMGPSGAGKSTFLDALAGRIASLDGRVALDGVEMSPSLIKRSSAYVMQDDRLFPMLTVYETLMFAADFRLGSSVSASDKKLRVENLIEQLGLTSSRNTYIGDEGTRGVSGGERRRVSIGVDIIHGPALLFLDEPTSGLDSTSAHSVIEKVHDIACAGSTVVLTIHQPSSRILLLLDHLIILARGQLMYSGGPKEVTAHLGRMGRKVPKGENSIENLLDVIQEYEQSEFGVKALAEFCLTGLKPPKLTATYGPEGLSTVSSIVQTPISGPGGGDDDDFDRSLRSQHSKSPWSGVRLTPSRRPKHKGPGAPHDNHRYTPEIVMGTPTPMSSAYTVNEDDYLTPTHRAAGPNATGAPGMGVNALGHRGKFANSYVVEVWVLMRRNFTNIWRTPELFLSRLMVLTVMGFLMATMFTKPKDNTQGITNRLSFFIFTVCVFFFSSNDAVPAFIQERFIFIRETSHNAYRASAYVVAGIITYLPFLLLQSATYAAIVWFALRLHGQFLYFLVMLYAALLSTNSFVVFISSVVPNFILGYAAVIAFTALFFLFCGYFLDSHSIPVAWKWMNTISTMKYPYEGLLMNEFNGGHVFASERAIGLTLTGNDILKQLGISTEEDRKWWMVLYLLGWAVFYRVLFYLVLRFASKNKRK